A genomic region of Zygotorulaspora mrakii chromosome 7, complete sequence contains the following coding sequences:
- the LIA1 gene encoding deoxyhypusine monooxygenase (similar to Saccharomyces cerevisiae LIA1 (YJR070C); ancestral locus Anc_1.521) — MSTNFERHFQESVDGCTLEQLRDILINKSGKSPLANRFRALFNLKCTAEEFESQPEEAQKAVNYISEAFGDDSELLKHEVAYVLGQTKNLNCAIPLRKATLDQNQQCMVRHEAAEALGALGDKDSLDVLETAFKEDPSVDVRATCELAIDRIKWQHSEKKTKESLQPSLYSSIDPAPPLALERDYNVEELKELLNDPKKPLFERYRAMFRLRDIGTDEAALALATGFDDDSALFKHEIAYVFGQMGNTVAIPHLVEVLGRKQEASMVRHEAAEALGAIATGEVLPVLRKYLDDEDPVVRESAIVALDMYEYENSNELEYAPA; from the coding sequence ATGTCGACGAATTTTGAGAGACACTTCCAGGAATCTGTAGACGGTTGCACATTAGAACAGCTGCGAGACATTTTGATCAACAAGTCCGGTAAATCACCACTCGCCAACAGATTTAGAGCGCTTTTTAACTTGAAATGTACTgcagaagaatttgaatcGCAACCAGAAGAGGCACAAAAGGCTGTCAACTACATCTCGGAGGCATTTGGCGACGATAGCGAACTTTTGAAGCACGAAGTTGCCTACGTTCTGGGACAAACCAAGAATCTTAACTGTGCTATTCCACTGAGAAAAGCTACCTTGGATCAAAACCAACAATGTATGGTCAGACATGAGGCTGCCGAGGCTTTGGGTGCTCTGGGCGATAAAGATTCTCTCGACGTTCTTGAAACAGCGTTCAAGGAAGATCCTTCTGTTGACGTGAGAGCTACTTGCGAATTGGCCATTGACAGAATAAAATGGCAGCACAGCGAGAAGAAGACAAAGGAGAGCCTGCAACCTTCGCTATACTCCAGTATAGATCCAGCTCCACCCTTGGCCTTGGAGAGAGATTACAACGTCGAAGAACTGAAAGAACTATTGAATGACCCAAAGAAGCCTCTATTCGAGAGGTATAGAGCTATGTTCAGGTTAAGAGACATAGGTACGGATGAAGCAGCTCTGGCACTTGCAACAGGTTTCGATGATGACTCTGCCTTGTTTAAGCACGAAATTGCTTATGTTTTTGGCCAAATGGGTAACACTGTTGCTATTCCACATTTGGTCGAAGTATTGGGGCGCAAACAGGAGGCATCCATGGTTAGGCACGAAGCTGCTGAGGCCCTAGGTGCTATTGCAACAGGTGAAGTTTTGCCAGTCCTGCGCAAGTATTTGGACGACGAAGATCCGGTTGTAAGAGAGTCAGCTATTGTTGCCCTTGATATGTATGAGTATGAGAATAGTAATGAGCTGGAATATGCTCCTGCCTAA
- the ADD66 gene encoding Add66p (similar to Saccharomyces cerevisiae ADD66 (YKL206C); ancestral locus Anc_1.522), producing MSKTLLIPLVSTGNVPQLTIDLVLHSLADEFQFVTSLDSTYIHPFTGPLDYVYEQQRPVLFTSSPDKRYSTGLELFYSDQSSLYVLQQRTPIIQGYVNNFIKEVIVPLVVEYNIREVVIVDSFGVLDEDVMATASVSFRTSSNFFSDGICEVRSVGDMIQRFQSGLHLNEESTNEISTSLFTFTANSVQQEISTNQQIFKFAYHLLNATAPNLESIKYSSVFVHEGDNSEDAHLFCDHLPEIIHSLTKISTLTPPISWKGVYGSRPIPASFVDGIYI from the coding sequence ATGTCAAAAACTTTGTTAATTCCGCTAGTTTCTACCGGAAACGTCCCCCAACTGACCATTGACTTGGTGTTGCACTCGTTAGCCGATGAATTCCAATTCGTAACGTCCCTAGATTCCACCTACATTCATCCGTTCACTGGCCCCTTAGATTATGTATATGAACAGCAAAGACCCGTCCTTTTTACATCTTCTCCAGATAAGAGATACTCCACTGGGTTGGAGCTATTCTACAGTGACCAATCATCTTTGTACGTGCTGCAGCAACGGACTCCCATAATTCAAGGATATGTaaacaatttcatcaagGAAGTTATAGTGCCATTGGTGGTCGAATACAATATAAGAGAAGTGGTAATCGTTGATTCATTCGGCGTGCTTGACGAAGATGTCATGGCAACAGCTTCCGTAAGTTTCAGAACCAGcagtaattttttttcagacGGAATATGTGAGGTAAGATCGGTTGGTGATATGATACAGAGGTTTCAAAGCGGCTTACATTTAAATGAGGAATCGACAAATGAAATTTCCACTTCGCTCTTCACGTTCACGGCCAACAGTGTTCAGCAGGAGATCTCCACTAATCagcaaattttcaaatttgcaTATCATCTATTGAATGCAACTGCGCCCAATTTAGAAAGCATCAAATATTCCAGTGTTTTTGTACACGAAGGCGACAATTCGGAGGATGCCCATTTATTTTGTGACCACCTCCCGGAGATAATACATTCATTGACCAAAATATCAACTCTCACTCCACCCATCTCTTGGAAGGGTGTTTATGGTTCACGGCCCATTCCAGCTTCTTTTGTAGACGGCATATACATATAA
- the HAM1 gene encoding nucleoside triphosphate pyrophosphohydrolase HAM1 (similar to Saccharomyces cerevisiae HAM1 (YJR069C); ancestral locus Anc_1.520), translated as MPPKRITFITGNENKLKEVKMILSTGPSTEKDETPFELVNLPLDLDEIQEIDLEAIAIHKCKQAAQKVDKGNAVFVEDTALRFDAFNGLPGAYIKWFLKSLGLEKIVKMLEPYENKGAQAVTTIAYADENGEFHTFQGITEGIIVDSRGPTDFGWDSIFQPLESGGKTYAEMNKTNKNLISHRGRAFEKFKSHLYNN; from the coding sequence ATGCCACCCAAACGGATTACATTCATCACCGGTAATGAAAATAAGCTTAAAGAGGTGAAGATGATCTTGTCCACAGGGCCTAGTACTGAAAAGGATGAGACTCCCTTCGAGCTTGTCAATCTGCCATTAGATCTGGATGAAATTCAAGAGATTGATCTGGAAGCCATTGCCATACATAAATGCAAGCAGGCAGCTCAAAAAGTTGACAAAGGAAATGCTGTTTTTGTAGAAGACACAGCCTTGCGTTTCGATGCTTTCAATGGCTTACCAGGTGCTTACATTAAATGGTTTCTCAAGAGTCTAGGACTTGAGAAAATCGTTAAGATGCTGGAACCGTACGAAAACAAGGGGGCTCAAGCAGTCACCACAATCGCGTACGCAGACGAAAATGGAGAATTTCACACCTTCCAAGGCATTACGGAAGGCATCATCGTTGATTCTAGAGGTCCCACTGATTTTGGCTGGGATTCGATCTTCCAACCATTAGAATCAGGCGGCAAGACGTACGCTGAAATGAACAAGacaaacaaaaatttgatctcTCACAGAGGCAGggcttttgaaaaattcaaaagcCACCTGTATAACAACTAG
- the NPA3 gene encoding GTPase NPA3 (similar to Saccharomyces cerevisiae NPA3 (YJR072C); ancestral locus Anc_1.523), which produces MALSTVICIGMAGSGKTTFMQRLNSHLRSKKTAPYVINLDPAVLRIPYGANIDIRDSIKYKKVMENYQLGPNGAIVTSLNLFSTKIDQVIKLVEKKNESHKHCIIDTPGQIECFVWSASGSIITESFASTFPTVIAYIVDTPRNSSPTTFMSNMLYACSILYKTKLPMIVVFNKTDVCKADFAREWMTDFESFQAALREDQDTNGTSGMGSGYMGSLVNSMSLMLEEFYSQLDMVGVSSFTGEGFDDFLEAVDNKVGEYDEYYKAEREKILKEKEEKEKKRKEKSLDGLMRDLGINENKTAKSDNEGADVLSDLEIDDNDGLVERDEDEGVEREYTFPGEERTEGEINSKNEPDLQKRYRDAFESVAKDASSQTAENIAKYIRQ; this is translated from the coding sequence ATGGCTCTGAGTACGGTGATATGTATTGGTATGGCAGGGTCTGGTAAGACCACATTCATGCAGCGTCTGAATTCACATCTGCGCAGCAAGAAGACAGCTCCATATGTAATTAACCTTGATCCTGCAGTTTTAAGGATTCCTTACGGTGCCAACATAGATATTAGGGACTCCATAAAGTATAAAAAAGTGATGGAAAACTACCAGCTAGGACCAAATGGTGCTATTGTGACAAGTCTAAACCTGTTCAGCACTAAAATAGACCAAGTGATTAAGCTagtggaaaagaaaaatgaatcgCATAAGCATTGTATCATAGACACACCGGGTCAAATCGAATGTTTTGTCTGGAGTGCGTCTGGTTCCATCATAACCGAATCATTTGCCTCTACTTTTCCAACAGTAATTGCTTATATTGTGGATACTCCAAGAAATTCTTCGCCAACTACATTTATGAGTAACATGCTCTATGCTTGCTCGATACTTTATAAGACAAAACTACCAATGATTGTTGTATTCAACAAGACTGATGTATGCAAAGCTGATTTTGCTCGTGAATGGATGActgattttgaatcttttcagGCGGCCCTTAGGGAAGATCAAGACACTAATGGTACCTCCGGTATGGGTTCAGGATATATGGGATCTTTGGTAAACTCAATGTCGCTTATGCTTGAAGAGTTTTACTCACAACTAGACATGGTTGGGGTATCAAGCTTTACAGGCGAAGGTTTTGACGATTTTCTAGAAGCTGTTGATAACAAGGTAGGAGAATATGATGAATATTATAAAGCagaaagagagaaaattttgaaggaaaaggaagaaaaggagaaaaagagaaaggaaaaatcGCTGGATGGTCTGATGAGGGACCTGGGAATCAATGAGAATAAAACTGCTAAAAGTGATAACGAAGGGGCCGATGTTCTTAGCGATTTGGAGAtcgatgataatgatggaCTCGTCGAGAGAGACGAAGATGAGGGCGTTGAAAGAGAATATACCTTCCCTGGAGAGGAAAGAACTGAGGGAGAAATCAATTCGAAAAACGAGCCAGATTTACAGAAAAGATATCGGGATGCATTTGAAAGTGTGGCGAAAGACGCAAGCAGTCAAACCGCCGAAAACATTGCTAAATACATAAGGCAATAA